From a region of the Streptomyces venezuelae genome:
- a CDS encoding enoyl-CoA hydratase/isomerase family protein has product MATAPEDTVLHRIENNVSWITLNRPEAMNAVTWDQRERVIALLDGASADPAVRAVVVTATGKGFCAGADLRGSPGGGTAGERVAGDVARMIRLGAQRLITAVLDCEKPVLAAVNGTAAGIGAHLALACDLVIAAEPARFIEVFVRRGLVPDGGGAYLLPRLVGPQKAKELMFFGDAVPAAEAERLGLVNRVVPAEQLEETARTWAERLANGPTRALAMTKQLVNASLDGDRAAALAAEATAQEINMTTADANEGVASFVERRTPKYLGR; this is encoded by the coding sequence ATGGCCACCGCCCCCGAGGACACGGTCCTCCACCGCATCGAGAACAACGTCTCGTGGATCACCCTCAACCGCCCCGAGGCCATGAACGCCGTCACCTGGGACCAGCGCGAGCGCGTCATCGCGCTGCTCGACGGCGCCTCCGCCGACCCGGCCGTGCGGGCCGTCGTCGTCACCGCCACCGGCAAGGGCTTCTGTGCGGGCGCCGACCTGCGCGGGAGCCCCGGCGGTGGCACGGCCGGCGAGCGCGTCGCCGGGGACGTCGCCCGGATGATCCGCCTCGGCGCGCAGCGCCTGATCACCGCCGTCCTCGACTGCGAGAAGCCCGTCCTCGCCGCCGTCAACGGCACGGCGGCCGGTATCGGCGCCCACCTCGCCCTCGCCTGCGACCTCGTGATCGCCGCCGAACCGGCGCGCTTCATCGAGGTGTTCGTCCGCCGCGGTCTGGTCCCCGACGGCGGGGGCGCGTATCTGCTGCCCCGGCTCGTCGGACCGCAGAAGGCCAAGGAGCTGATGTTCTTCGGCGACGCCGTCCCGGCCGCCGAGGCCGAACGCCTCGGCCTGGTCAACCGGGTGGTTCCGGCCGAGCAGTTGGAGGAGACGGCCCGGACATGGGCCGAGCGGCTCGCGAACGGGCCCACCCGGGCCCTGGCCATGACCAAGCAGCTGGTCAACGCCTCCCTGGACGGGGACCGGGCGGCCGCGCTCGCCGCCGAGGCCACCGCCCAGGAGATCAACATGACCACCGCCGACGCGAACGAGGGCGTGGCGAGTTTCGTGGAGCGCCGCACACCCAAGTACCTCGGCCGCTGA